From the genome of Carassius gibelio isolate Cgi1373 ecotype wild population from Czech Republic chromosome B10, carGib1.2-hapl.c, whole genome shotgun sequence, one region includes:
- the fryb gene encoding protein furry homolog isoform X1: MSVEDVWSAGVVVDDKLDPCETQNQDGIVLVQMASLSMHMFAPADFKGKFRKIQPRKRPTIFKEASPIGKRPLPQVNSAPGERKGPVATMPVTVDPESKPGEYVLKSLFANFTTLSERKIRIIMAEPLEKPLTKSLQRGEDPQFDQLISTMSSLAEYCLPSILRTLFDWYKRQNGLEDESHEYRPRANTKSKNDEQQKDYLMERRDLAIDFIFSLVLIEVLKQIPLHPLLDGLIQEVINLAFKHFKYKEGYLGPNTTNMHIVADLYAEVVGVVAQSRFPAVRKKFISELKELRQKEQSPYVLQSTISLIMGVKFFRIKMYPVEDFEASFQFMQECAQYFLEVKDKDIKHSLAGLFVEILVPVAATVKNEVNVPCLRNFVETLYDTTLDLSSRKKHSLALYPLVTCLLCVSQKQIFLNRWHVFLNNCLSNLKNKDHKMARVALESLYRLLWVYMIRIKCESNTATQSRLTSIISTLFPKGSRSVVPRDMPLNIFVKIIQFIAQERLDFAMKEIICDLLSVGKSAKAFSLNPERMNIALRAFLVIADNLQQKDGEPPMPNTGATLPSGNTLKKKKTYLSKTLTEEEAKLIGMALYYSQVRKAIDNILRHLDKEVGRCMMLTNAQMLNKEPEDMITGERKPKIDLFRTCVAAIPRILPDGLSKIELIDLLARLTVHMDDELRLIAQNSLQSLLLDFSDWREDVLFGYTNFLLREVQDTQQGLQDSSVKLLLHFLTQWRLAIQAPGKRSAEMGTHSSGSSRLPPERSPHSTVLHAVEGLALLLLCSCQTSTRKLAVSVLREIRCLFTAIGQAEDDDKSMIEVMDQLAPSVLESFVHVAFSDSATLPMSHHVDLQWLVEWNARLVNSHYDVKSPSHVWIFAQSVKDPWVLCLYSFLRPDHLPKHCSTALSYAWPYAFTRLQLLMPLVDPNSPVYAKKTNTPGPADGYVTLWRNYLILCLGVAKPSIMSSGHLRASTPEIMATTPDGSVTYDNKVIGTPSVAWLLKQLVPLMRSESLEITESLVLGFGRTNSLVFRELVEELHPLMKEALERRPENKKRRERRDLLRLQLLRIFELLADSGVISDSTNGALERDSLALGALFLEYVDLTRMLLEAENDKELDILKDMRAHFSGMVANLIQCVPVHNRRLLFPQQSLRHHLFILFSQWAGPFSVMFTPLDRYSDRNHQITRYQYCALKAMSAVLCCGPVFDNVGLSTDGYLYKWLDNILACHDLRVHRLGCEVVILLLELNPDQVNLFNWAVDRCFTGSYQLASGCFKAIATVCGSRNYPCDIVTLLNLVLFKSSDTSREIYEISMQLMQVLESKLSVYSKRIVGQKSGHILYGTHGPLPPLYSVSLFQLSNQLASMYPELTLPLFSEVSQRFPTTHPNGRQIMLTYLLPWLNNIELVDTGLLPPTSSPCTPEEESQGQSDNLGITHRLKGNGWGSLQATSLVLNNLMFMTAKYGDEVPGPEMENAWNALVANDKWGNNLRITLQFLISLCGVSSDTTLLPYIKKVVIYLCRNNTIQTMEELLFELQQTDPVNPVVLHCDNPPFYRFVASNKTSVVASGTTSSSNTVVAGQENFQETDEAKIVRENEERLSNAARAHNRLESRYSNSSGGSYDEEKNDPLPPYAAWLISVLESNRPQPLPMPVNGGCWAPLVDYLPETITPRGPLHRCNIAVIFMTEMVVDHSVREDWALHLPLLLHALFLGLDHYRPEVFEHSKRLLLHLLIALSCNNNFQVIASVLLLTREIGDNKTLTVKSSYQPEYLYTGGFDFLREWQASPVADSGLSSSSTSSSVSLGGSIGNLPQITADLEELDESSAESDEKTNKLIEFLTTSAWSTVLSLLRAFGPLWCHEDIMPKNPNSKSTEQLTNFLRHVVSVFKESKSDFHLEHQLSDVALQTALCSSSRHYAGRSFQIFRALRQPLSAHAVSDLLSRLVEVVGEHGDEVQGYVMEILLTLESVVDNLAECLNNSELMAALTRDSSPDFLVSGKLNPNRKSTGQLNMHQEGGTNERNRHQRSYSVPKKFGESGENSSSNPPRSATLDRIQACTQHGLARSARSTSSNSTRADTSVITDPSHSSHPANLLATIFWVAVSLMESDFEFEYQMSLRLVHKLLARVPLDLQENRERLEKLQAQLRWSGFSGLQQLLLKGFTSPATNDLTLQLFCQLTPVSRVPVVDTSQAVGFPLNVLCLLPHLVQHFGSPTQFCKESAERIAQVCLEEKDKNPKLSHLAHVMTLYKTRSYTRDPFSWVNVVCRYLHEAFSDITLSLVTYMAELLDKGLPSVQQPLLQIIYSLLSHMDLAGIQVKPFNVEVLKTIEKFVQTVHWKEALNILKLVVSRSASLSLPSYAHGDLAHLEVSRMMWDGSSKALPGKTMEFHFDISETPVIGRRYDDLQGSGGRDGKARVIGVTRSTSSTSSGSNSNTVLVPVSWKRPQSSQKRTREKLVNVLSLCGQEVGLTKNPSVIFSSCGDLDLMEHQPSQVSSEDGTREDTLDDTTSEQQFRVFRDFDFLDVELEDGEGESMDNFNWGVRRRSLDSTDLTELLEESQHSDITPCIGIHDPQQDSDDSSEEESNSTSQSLSHSQLTMNLSPSEDTNHTDSLSTSYDTTSADPNSLNAATPCLGTSLPDDHIMPPVLPEDEESNVPEDDLPFGVNELPMRFDCGSSTNLDLPAEQNRAGINQNPNSLPSYHFGEDRDDLDELGFPPPPSPFFSAILAAFQPTVCDDAEEAWRSHINQLLCDTDGSCAVYTFHIFSTMFQNIQNKFCSLTSDASSYLGDGLRGIGSKFVQSSEMLALCSDCPTLYVDAETIVSYGLLEKMKFSVLELQEYLDTYNTREEAVVSWLQNCKATFPKYPDDGVITCQPGDSEEKQMETLAQLELCQRLYKLHFQLLLLFQSYCKLIGQVNTISSVPELWNMSRELSDLKNCLRLAEASLAGDLEDGQRHGSQAIFPSSEAAVQAILECLNNSEFSMAIRYTQECRRMWPNDIFGGSSEDEIQTLLNVYFRHQTLGQTGTFALVGSNKDMSEVSTKIMELNGEIRDMIRRAQGYQVISSSLLDSSVSGLSL, from the exons CATCCCCCATAGGAAAGCGCCCCCTCCCCCAAGTGAACAGTGCTCCCGGTGAGAGGAAAGGTCCTGTTGCCACCATGCCGGTTACAGTGGACCCAGAGAGCAAACCGGGCGAGTATGTCCTCAAAAGCCTGTTCGCCAACTTCACCACCCTGTCTGAACGCAAAATACGCATCATCATGGCAGAACCACTG GAAAAGCCCCTCACCAAGTCTCTACAAAGAGGAGAAGACCCACAGTTTGATCAG CTGATCAGCACTATGAGCTCTCTTGCTGAGTATTGTCTACCCTCCATCCTGCGGACGCTGTTTGACTGGTATAAAAGACAGAACGGCTTGGAAGACGAGTCCCATGAGTACCGCCCACGTGCAAACACCAAGTCCAAAAA tgatGAACAGCAGAAAGATTATCTGATGGAAAGGAGGGACTTAGCAATAGACTTCATATTCTCACTGGTGCTTATTGAGGTtttaaaacag ATCCCTCTTCACCCTCTTCTGGACGGCCTGATTCAGGAAGTCATTAACCTGGCCTTCAAACACTTTAAGTACAAAGAAGG GTACCTTGGGCCCAACACAACTAACATGCACATAGTAGCTGATCTGTATGCAGAGGTTGTCGGTGTCGTTGCCCAGTCCAG GTTTCCTGCAGTGAGGAAGAAGTTCATCTCAGAGTTGAAGGAGCTCAGGCAGAAAGAGCAGAGCCCGTATGTTCTCCAGAGCACCATCAGCCTCATTATGGGGGTCAAGTTCTTTCGTATTAAAATGTACCCAGTGGAAGATTTTGAAGCGTCTTTCCAGTTTATGCAG GAGTGTGCTCAGTATTTCTTGGAGGTGAAAGATAAGGACATTAAACACTCTCTGGCTGGACTCTTCGTAGAGATACTCGTCCCTGTAGCCGCA ACGGTAAAGAATGAGGTGAACGTGCCCTGTTTGAGGAACTTTGTGGAAACGCTCTATGATACAACATTAGACCTGTCATCCAGGAAGAAACACTCTCTG gcTCTGTATCCATTGGTAACATGTCTGCTGTGTGTGAGCCAGAAGCAAATCTTTCTAAACAGATGGCACGTCTTCCTCAACAACTGCTTGTCCAACCTGAAA AACAAAGACCATAAAATGGCCCGGGTGGCACTTGAATCTCTTTATCGGCTGCTGTGGGTCTACATGATCCGAATCAAATGTGAAAGCAACACTGCAACACAAAG CCGCCTCACCTCAATCATATCAACGCTGTTCCCTAAGGGTTCACGGAGCGTCGTTCCCAGAGACATGCCACTCAACATATTTGTCAAGATAATTCAGTTCATCGCCCAG GAACGGCTGGATTTTGCAATGAAAGAAATAATATGTGATCTGCTGAGTGTTGGAAAATCAGCCAAAGCTTTCAGTTTAAATCCAGAG AGAATGAACATCGCTCTGAGAGCATTCCTCGTCATAGCTGATAACCTGCAGCAGAAAGATGGTGAACCACCCATGCCGAACACAGGGGCCACTTTGCCTTCTGGGAACactctgaagaagaaaaaaacctaCCTCAGCAAAACTCTAACTGAGGAGGAAGCTAAACTTATAG GTATGGCACTGTATTACTCCCAGGTCAGGAAGGCCATTGATAACATCCTGAGGCACTTGGACAAAGAGGTGGGCCGCTGCATGATGCTCACCAATGCCCAGATGCTTAACAAGGAACCCGAGGACATGATCAC GGGTGAGAGAAAACCGAAGATTGACTTGTTCCGGACGTGTGTTGCGGCTATTCCCCGTATCCTGCCAGACGGCCTGTCCAAAATTGAGCTCATCGATCTCTTGGCCAG GTTGACAGTCCACATGGATGATGAACTCAGACTCATTGCCCAGAATTCACTGCAGAGTCTTCTGCTAGACTTCTCCGACTGGAGAGAAGATGTGCTGTTCGGGTACACTAACTTCCTGCTGCGTGAAGTGCAGGACACACAGCAGGGCCTGCAGGACTCGTCTGTTAAACTGCTGCTGCATTTCCTGACCCAGTGGAGGCTGGCGATACAGGCGCCTGGAAAACGCTCGGCGGAG ATGGGAACTCACAGCAGCGGGAGCTCCAGACTGCCGCCCGAGCGCAGTCCTCACTCCACGGTGCTGCACGCTGTGGAGGGTCTGGCCCTTCTGCTGCTGTGCTCCTGCCAGACCAGCACCCGCAAACTGGCTGTGTCCGTCCTACGAGAGATACGTTGCCTGTTTACAGCCATCGGACAAGCCGAG GATGACGATAAATCCATGATCGAGGTTATGGACCAACTGGCCCCCAGCGTGCTGGAAAGTTTCGTCCAtgtggccttctctgactct GCCACCCTGCCCATGAGTCATCACGTGGACCTGCAGTGGCTGGTAGAGTGGAACGCACGCCTGGTAAACAGCCACTATGACGTAAAGAGCCCGTCTCACGTGTGGATCTTCGCTCAGTCTGTGAAGGACCCCTGGGTGCTCTGCCTCTATAGCTTCCTTAGGCCAGATCACCTCCCTAAGCACTGCTCCACCGCGCTCAGCTACGCCTGGCCCTACGCATTCACACGTCTACAGCTGCTTATGCCGCTAGTTGACCCAAA CAGTCCCGTTTATGCCAAAAAGACCAACACGCCTGGTCCAGCCGATGGCTATGTGACGCTGTGGAGGAATTACCTGATATTGTGCCTCGGTGTTGCCAAACCTAGTATCATGAGTTCAGGTCACCTGAGAGCCTCTACACCTGAAATCATGGCTACCACACCTGATGGCAGTGTCACATATGACAACAAG GTGATAGGCACACCATCAGTGGCGTGGCTCCTGAAACAGCTGGTTCCTCTCATGAGATCGGAGAGTTTAGAGATCACCGAGTCTCTAGTCCTTGGCTTTGGACGAACAAATTCTCTTGTGTTCAG ggagctGGTGGAAGAACTCCATCCTCTAATGAAAGAAGCTCTGGAGAGGAGACCTGAG AATAAGAAGCGGAGGGAGCGGAGAGATCTGCTCCGGCTTCAGCTGCTGCGTATATTTGAGCTTCTCGCTGACTCAGGGGTCATCAGTGACAG TACCAATGGGGCATTGGAAAGAGATTCCCTGGCTCTAGGAGCCCTTTTCCTGGAGTATGTCGATCTGACCCGGATGCTCTTGGAAGCAGAGAATGACAAAGAGCTGGACATTTTGAAAGACATGAGAGCTCATTTCAGTGGAATGGTGGCAAACCTCATTCAGTGTGTTCCAG TCCACAACAGGCGGTTATTGTTCCCCCAGCAGAGCTTGAGGCATCACCTCTTCATTCTCTTCAGCCAGTGGGCCGGACCCTTCAGTGTCATGTTCACACCTCTGGACCGCTATAGTGATCGCAACCACCAGATCACACGCTACCAGTACTGCGCTTTGAAG GCTATGTCAGCGGTATTATGCTGTGGTCCTGTGTTCGATAATGTGGGCCTTTCTACAGATGGATACCTGTACAAGTGGCTGGACAATATCTTAGCCTGCCATGATCTCCGG GTGCATCGGCTGGGCTGTGAGGTTGTTATCTTGCTCCTGGAACTGAACCCAGATCAGGTGAATCTTTTTAACTGGGCTGTGGATCGCTGCTTCACTGGATCATACCAGCTCGCTTCAGGGTGCTTCAAAGCTATTGCTACTGTGTGTGGTAGCAG GAATTATCCGTGTGACATCGTGACCCTTTTGAATCTGGTGTTGTTTAAGTCATCTGACACAAGCAGAGAGATTTACGAGATATCCATGCAGCTCATGCAG GTTCTAGAGTCCAAGTTGTCCGTTTACTCAAAGAGGATTGTGGGGCAGAAATCAGGACATATCCTATATGGCACACATGGTCCTTTACCGCCACTATACAGCGTCTCTCTCTTCCAGCTCTCTAATCAGCTGGCCAGCATGTATCCTGAACTCACCCTGCCACTCTTCTCAG AGGTCAGCCAGAGGTTTCCCACCACTCACCCTAACGGCAGACAGATCATGCTGACCTACCTGCTGCCGTGGCTGAACAACATAGAGCTGGTTGATACAGGACTGCTTCCCCCGACCTCCAGCCCGTGCACTCCAGAGGAAGAGTCTCAAGGGCAGTCTGACAACCTGGGAATCACCCACAGGCTCAAAGGAAATGGTTGGGGCTCTTTGCAGGCCACCTCACTGGTCCTAAACAACCTCATGTTCATGACCGCAAAG TATGGAGATGAAGTCCCAGGTCCTGAGATGGAGAATGCCTGGAATGCTCTTGTGGCCAATGACAAGTGGGGTAACAACCTAAGAATAACGCTGCAGTTCCTCATAAGCTTGTGTGGAGTCAGCAGTGACACTACACTGCTGCCTTAT ATTAAGAAAGTGGTGATATATCTGTGTCGGAACAACACCATTCAGACCATGGAGGAACTGCTCTTTGAGCTTCAGCAGACAGACCCAGTAAACCCAGTGGTCTTACACTGTGACAACCCACCGTTTTACCGCTTTGTTGCCAGCAACAAGACCTCTGTTGTGGCCTCAG GCACAACATCTAGCAGCAATACGGTAGTAGCCGGGCAAGAAAACTTCCAGGAGACAGATGAGGCAAAGATCGTCAGAGAGAATGAAGAGAG GTTAAGCAATGCAGCCCGGGCTCATAACCGCCTGGAATCACGCTACAGCAACAGCTCAGGAGGTTCTTACGACGAGGAGAAGA ATGACCCTCTGCCTCCGTATGCTGCCTGGTTGATCAGTGTATTGGAGAGTAACAGACCTCAGCCTCTCCCCATGCCTGTGAATGGAGGCTGTTGGGCCCCGTTGGTGGACTACCTGCCCGAGACCATCACCCCACGGGGACCCCTTCACAG GTGTAACATAGCTGTGATCTTCATGACGGAGATGGTGGTGGACCACAGCGTCAGAGAAGACTGGGCGCTACACCTGCCGCTGCTTCTTCATGCCCTCTTCCTAG GTTTGGATCATTACCGGCCAGAGGTATTTGAGCACAGCAAGAGGTTACTCCTGCATCTCCTCATCGCCCTCTCCTGCAACAACAACTTCCAAGTCATCGCCTCTGTCCTGTTACTAACCAGAGAGATCGGCGACAACAAGACACTCACCGTTAAATCCAGCTACCAGCCTGAATACCTCTACACAG GGGGGTTCGACTTTCTGCGGGAGTGGCAGGCATCACCTGTGGCGGATTCCGGACTAAGCTCGTCCTCCACATCCTCTAGTGTGAGCCTGGGAGGAAGCATCGGAAACCTGCCACAAATCACAGCTGACCTGGAGGAGCTGGACGAGTCCTCCGCAGAATCAGATGAGAAAACCAACAAGCTCATTGAGTTCCTCACCACCAG TGCATGGAGTACTGTCCTGTCCTTACTCAGGGCTTTTGGACCGCTTTGGTGCCATGAAGACATCATGCCAAAGAACCCCAACTCTAAGAGCACTGAGCAGCTCACTAACTTCCTGCGGCATGTAGTTTCTGTGTTCAAGGAGTCCAAATCAG ATTTCCATCTAGAGCATCAGCTGAGTGACGTTGCTTTGCAGACGGCCCTCTGCAGCTCCTCCCGCCATTATGCCGGGCGCTCGTTCCAGATCTTCCGTGCCTTGAGACAACCCCTCTCTGCCCACGCAGTGTCCGACCTGCTCTCACGGCTGGTAGAGGTTGTGGGGGAACATGGGGATGAAGTACAG GGTTACGTAATGGAGATTTTACTCACTCTGGAGTCTGTTGTGGATAATTTAGCTGAATGTCTGAACAACAGTGAACTTATGGCAGCTTTGACGAG AGATTCTTCTCCAGACTTCCTGGTGAGCGGGAAGCTCAACCCAAACCGTAAGAGCACAGGTCAGCTGAACATGCACCAAGAGGGTGGCACTAACGAGCGGAACAGGCACCAGCGCAGTTACTCCGTCCCCAAGAAGTTTGGTGAAAGCGGGGAAAACTCATCCTCCAACCCTCCTCGTAGCGCCACACTGGACCGCATCCAAGCCTGTACGCAACATGGTCTCGCCCGATCGGCCCGCAGTACATCCTCCAACTCGACCCGCGCCGACACAAGTGTCATCACCGACCCCTCCCACTCCAGTCACCCCGCCAACCTGCTCGCCACCATCTTCTGGGTGGCTGTGTCTCTCATGGAGTCGGACTTCGAATTCGAATACCAGATGTCATTGAGGTTGGTTCACAAACTGCTGGCACGTGTTCCGTTGGATCTGCAGGAGAACAGGGAGAGACTAGAGAAGCTCCAGGCCCAGCTGAGGTGGAGTGGCTTTTCCGGGCTGCAGCAGCTGCTCCTGAAGGGATTCACTTCTCCGGCCACAAATGATCTTACTCTTCAGCTGTTCTGTCAGCTTACACCTGTTTCACGAGTACCAGTAGTGGACACATCACAGGCTGTAG GATTTCCTCTGAATGTGCTTTGTCTGCTGCCTCACCTGGTGCAACACTTCGGAAGCCCTACGCAGTTTTGTAAAGAAAGTGCTGAGAGGATCGCACAG GTGTGTCTGGAGGAGAAAGACAAGAACCCTAAACTTTCTCACCTAGCTCATGTAATGACTCTATATAAGACCCGCTCTTACACCAGAGACCCCTTCTCGTGGGTTAATGTGGTCTGCCGCTACCTGCATGAGGCCTTTTCAGACATCACACTCAGTCTGGTGACATATATGGCTGAG TTGCTAGACAAAGGATTACCCAGCGTGCAACAGCCCCTGCTGCAGATCATCTACAGTCTGCTGAGCCACATGGATTTGGCAGGAATTCAGGTCAAACCTTTCAATGTAGAGGTGCTAAAGACTATCGAGAAATTTGTACAG ACGGTTCACTGGAAGGAAGCTCTGAACATTTTGAAGCTGGTTGTTTCCCGTTCTGCCAGCCTGTCCCTGCCGTCCTATGCCCATGGCGACTTAGCTCACCTGGAGGTTAGCCGTATGATGTGGGATGGCTCATCTAAAGCCCTGCCAGGAAAGACAATGGAATTCCATTTTGACATATCTGAG ACGCCAGTTATTGGCCGCAGATATGATGACCTGCAGGGATCAGGAGGGAGAGATGGGAAAGCCCGTGTGATCGGAGTGACCCGTAGCACGTCCTCTACCTCTTCGGGGTCCAATTCAAACACCGTCCTAGTGCCAGTCAGCTGGAAACGTCCACAATCATCACAG AAGCGAACAAGAGAGAAGCTTGTGAATGTTCTATCACTCTGTGGACAGGAAGTTGGCCTCACCAAGAATCCATCT GTGATCTTCTCATCCTGTGGAGATCTGGACCTCATGGAGCATCAGCCCAGTCAGGTGTCCTCTGAGGATGGGACCCGGGAGGACACTCTGGATGATACCACATCAGAGCAGCAGTTCAGAGTCTTCAGGGACTTTGACTTCCTGGACGTAGAGCTGGAAGATGGAGAG GGTGAGAGTATGGATAACTTTAACTGGGGAGTGCGCCGGCGCTCTCTGGACAGCACAGATCTGACTGAGCTCCTGGAGGAGAGTCAGCACTCTGATATCACCCCCTGCATTGGCATACATGACCCCCAACAAGACTCAGATGACTCCTCTGAAGAAGAATCCAATTCCACAAGCCAAAGCCTCTCCCATTCTCAACTA ACCATGAACCTCTCCCCCTCAGAGGACACCAATCATACAGACTCTCTGTCCACTTCCTACGACACCACATCAGCTGACCCAAATTCTCTTAATGCTGCTACACCCTGCTTGGGAACATCACTACCTGATGACCACATCATGCCGCCT GTTTTACCAGAAGACGAGGAGTCAAATGTCCCAGAGGATGACCTGCCATTCGGTGTGAATGAACTGCCAATGAGGTTTGACTGTGGCTCTAGCACTAATCTGGACCTTCCTGCAGAACAAAACCGAGCTGGAATCAACCAGAACCCAAACTCCCTGCCCAG CTACCATTTTGGGGAGGACCGAGATGATCTGGATGAGCTGGGCTTTCCTCCTCCACCCTCCCCCTTTTTCTCTGCCATCCTGGCAGCATTTCAGCCCACGGTGTGTGATGATGCCGAAGAAGCCTGGCGGAGCCACATTAACCAGCTGTTGTGTGATACAGACGGGTCTTGTGCCGTCTACACCTTCCACATCTTCTCCACAATGTTTCAG AACATCCAGAATAAGTTCTGCTCCCTGACTAGCGATGCTTCCAGTTACCTTGGGGACGGCCTGAGGGGAATTGGGTCAAAATTCGTGCAGTCATCTGAGATGTTGGCCTTGTGCTCAGACTGTCCCACACTGTACGTAGACGCAGAAACG ATTGTTTCTTATGGGCTTCTAGAGAAGATGAAGTTCAGTGTTCTTGAGCTGCAGGAGTATCTGGACACATATAACACCAGGGAGGAAGCTGTTGTCTCA TGGTTACAGAACTGTAAGGCCACATTTCCAAAGTATCCTGATGATGGTGTGATCACCTGTCAGCCTGGAGACTCTGAGGAGAAG CAAATGGAAACTCTGGCT CAATTGGAGTTGTGTCAGCGACTGTACAAACTTCACTTCCAGCTGCTTCTGCTGTTTCAGTCCTATTGCAAACTCATCGGACAAGTGAACACCATCAGCTCTGTCCCAGAG